The Verrucomicrobiota bacterium genome segment CATGGACCGCAAGGTTGCGTGCGCCTCAGTCCTACTCGACCCAGATAATTTTTTTGCCATGTCAGTCTTTATGTTTTCATTTTTCTGCGGTAAATTTGATTTATGACACGAATCATGGTCTTGTTGGCTGGATTGGCGTTGACTGTTCATGGTGCGCCAACGGAATCGTTCCGCGCCGGGTTCGCGGAAAAGGACATCACACCCGCCATCGGCATGGAGATGCCTGGCAATTACATGAAGGTCTTCCACAAGGCGCTGCATGATCCCTGCAAAGTGCGCGCGGTGGTGTTTGACGATGGTAAATCGGTGGTGGCCTTGGTGGGGGTGGATGCACTCATGGTGCCGCGTCCGCTGGTTGCGACCGTCCGCAAGGAAATCCAGGAACGCTTCGGCCTTGCGCCCTCCGCCGTGTTGGTTGGCGCATCACATTCGCACTCCTCCGGCCCCACCGGCATGGTGCAACCTGGCGAATTCGACGGTGCTTCACCGCTGGTTCAGAAACTGGCCTATGAACAATCCTCGTGTGCCGATGCCAAATACTTGGAACAAGTGCGCCGCGCCATGGTCGAGGCCGTGGGGGCCGCCATGTCCAACCGCGTGGCAGTGTTGGCCGGTGTCGGGACGGGACAGGAAGAGCGCGCCAGTTTCAATCGCCGGTTTTTCATGCAGAATGGCCTCACCTACACCCATCCCGGAAAAGGTAATCCGGAGATTGATCGCCCGGCGGGCCCAATTGACCCGCAGGTGGGCGTGATTGGCGTTTGGGATCAACAAAAGAAATTTCTCGGCTGCGTGGTCAACTACGCCTGCCATGCCACCACCAGTCCTCCCGGCATCTCTGCCAACTGGATTTATTATCTCGAAAAAACCATTCGAGGTGCGCTAGCCCCGGATGCGGTGGTCGTGTTCCTGCAAGGATTTTGCGGGGATGTGACGCAGGTGGATAACCTTAGCAAGTTTGCCGAGCGTCCCGGCGAGGAGGGCGCGCAGTATGTCGGCGGACGCGTGGGTGCCGAGGCCGTCAAGGTGCTGGTGGGTATGGCCAAAGGCGGTTTATTGCCGGTGGCCAGCCGTTCCGAGGTCCTGCTGTTACCGCGCCGGGTGCCCGATGCGGAACGAGTAAAGCAGAGTTTGGAACTGGTGCAGAAAGAGCCCAGTCCAGCCGGGCGGACCGACTGGATTTTTGCCAAGGAAACTGTGTTGCTGAACGCGATGATGTCGCACATGCCGAAAGTAGAAACAGAAGTTCAGGCGATTCAGGTCGGCCCCGTAATTTTCCTGGCGAATCCCGGCGAAGTCTTTTGCCAGTTCGGTCTCGATTTGCGAAGCAAAAGCCATTTTCCATTTACGTTCCCGGTGGAGCTGGCGAATGGATGTGTCGGCTATATCCCCACGGAAGCGGCGCTGGGTGAACACGGCGGCGGGTATGAGACGCGGTTGACGAGCTACAGCAACCTCGAATCCAACGCGGGGCGTCTCATGAATGAGGCCTTGTTGAAGCTGGAGGCCGGTTTGCAGCCGGGCTCAATTCCGCTACCACCACCCGCCCCCGCCTTTAAAGAAGCCTGGACCTATGGCCGTGTGCCGTCAGAACTAAGATGAACGGTTGAGCATGCGCTTGCGTTTTGGAATGCGGCAGTCCGCTGCCGTTTTTGGCCTCACCGATTCAAGGTAAAGTAAGTACGAGTGCAGAGCGGGTGCCCTGGTTTGGTAAAACACTCACGGGGAAAGCGCCAGCGGACAGGCGCAGTCCAAAAGCTGACGCGCGTCCCAACGTCTTTCTGGATGCAGCGGTGCCTTGACCTCACGGCACCGGGATGTTTTCCAGCAGGTGCTTCACAATGTGTTCGGTGGTGACCTCGTCCGCCTCGGCCTCGAACGTCGTGATGATCCGGTGCCGCAGCACATCCAGGGCGATGCTCTTCACATCCTGCGGCGTGACGTAACCGCGCCCGTTGAGAAACGCGCAAGCGCGCGCGGCCAGGTTCAGGTTGATCGTGGCGCGCGGCGAGCCGCCATACCGGATTTTTCCCTCCAGGTCCTTGGCGAACTTGCCCGGGTTGCGCGTCGCAAATACCAGGCGGATGATGTACTCGGTGATCTGTTCGTCCACATGGATCTGGTCCACCAGCGCGCGCATGGTGAGGATTTGTTCCGGGTGAATCACCGCCGTGAGTGCTGCGGGGCGGCTGGTTTTGGCGGCCAGGCGCATGATTTGCTTTTCCTCTTCCTCGCTTGGGTAGGTAACGACCACCTTCATCATGAAGCGGTCCACCTGCGCTTCGGGCAGCGAGTACGTGCCCTCCTGTTCGATGGGGTTCTGCGTGGCCAGCACCAAGAACGGTTCCGACAACGGGAACGACGTTTCACCAATGGTTACCTGCCGTTCCTGCATGGCTTCCAGCAGCGCGCTTTGCACCTTGGCCGGGGCGCGGTTGATCTCATCCGCCAGAATGAGGTTGGCGAAGATGGGGCCCTTCTTGGTGATATAATTGCCATCCTTCGGCACGTAAATAAGGTTGCCGACCAAGTCGCTGGGGAGCAGGTCCGGCGTGAACTGGATGCGCTGGAACTTGGTGTGAATGCATTGCGCCAGCGCGCTGATGGTGGCCGTCTTGGCCAGGCCGGGCACCCCTTCCAGCAACACGTGGCCATTGGCCAGCAGACTGATCAATAGCCGATCCACCAAGTGGCGCTGGCCGACGATGGCTTTGGCCATTTCCTGTTGTACGCCGGTAATCGCCGGGTGTAACGCCTGGATTTGCCGGTTTAAATCTTCAATTTCAGACTTCATAACAACCTTCCTGCCAGGGGCGCACCCTTTGGGATGCGCGATGCGCCTGACTTACGCGTGCGGCCAGTGTGAACTACCAAGTTCCAAGCGGCAAAACATTTTCTCGGCCAGACTGGTCATAAACCCACTGTTTCCGGCAAACAACAGATTCAGAGGCCAAGTAAAAAACGTGCCCCTTTTCTTTTGAATTTACGGCGATGTTGAGGCGTCGAATCTGTGGTCCCGGGATTGTCTGTGTAAGTAGTGTTATCCCAAGGACAAACAACCGGTAATGATCGCGTGATGTTTTTACAAACGTGTTGGCAGCGCCAGCCATGCTCTCGCGGGAACATGGCGGGTATTGTTTTTGCCCGTAACGAAGAGGGTTTATGAAAGCTACAGACCAATCTGGTACCACCATAAGTATTTCCAAGCGGACCGTCATCGTGTTGGGTTTGCTGATGCTCCTGGGCGTCGGCGCCGGCATCGGATGGTGGTGGATCAACAAACCGCCCCAGCCCGTCTGGTACGTCAAATGGCAGCTCTGGCGCTGCATCAAGAAACAGTCTGGCTATTCCGCGTTCCAGTACAATTACAAGTTCACCAACGCGCCGGATGTCGGTGCCATCCAACTCAAGGTCACCGCGTTGGAATCCAACGTGGTACCCATTCAGGAGGCGAACCACAAACTGTACCATGAATATGCGGACATGGAAAAAGACTTGGCGCCCGTTCAAAAAGAACTGGTGCCGTTGCGGACCCGCTTGACGGGTCTGCGCGCCGAATTGGCCGCCAAATCCAACCGGCTCGCCAACCAGGAAAAGCAATTGGCCGCTATCCTCAGCAACCCACCTCCAGTGCTGACGAATTACCCGGTGGCCACCTTGTCCGATGCGGACGCCCTGACCAAGGTAGTCACCGCGTTAAAATCCGAAGTCGATCCGTTATCCCTGCCACTTCAACCGTTGCGCGACGAGATCGCGGCGCTGCAAGCCAAGATCGTGGAAAAGAATCAGGCCATGCTCGCCTCCCGTCGGGAAATCAAGCTGTTGACGCGGGAACTGAACGGCGGCAAGAAGGCCGGGCCAACTACCAACGAGGTGGTGCAACTCACCCCGGAGGAAATGACCACGTTGACCAATAAAATCAATGAGTTGACCAAAAATACGATGGAACCGTTGCAAGCCGAGGCGGCCAACCTGCAAACCCAGTTGACGGCCAAACAACAGGAACTAACCGACAAACAAAAGGATTTCCAGCCCAAGTTGATGACGCTCAACGCCCTGATCAACCAGCAGGTGGCGTTGCTCGGGGTGCAGACCAACCTGGCGTGGTTGCGCACCAATGTGCCGGCGTTACAGCAGGAACTGACCGAGAAACAGGCACTGGCGGATGCCAAATTCGGCAGCATCTCCAACAAGTTGCAAATCTACGATACCAAGCGCAAGCTGTACTTGGAAAAAACCAGGGCGCTGACTCCGCAGCTAAACGAACTGGCTAACTTGCGCAAAGAGATGACCGGCAAACTGAAAGACTTTGCCGCCCAACAAAATGACTTTAACAACGGCTTTAGAAAGAAATACGACGAAGCCAAGACTTACGCTCAGATGTACACACTTCTTGGTCAGCAGCTCTGGGTGGCGGACGAATTGCTGGAACAACCCGACCCGATGCGGCGGCTTGGCCTCTTCATCGCCAACCAGACGGTCTCCTATGCCCAAGACCCCATTGAAAATTCCTGGCTGGCGGCACGCATCTGCGAGGCGTACTTGGTGCCCAACTTGGATTTGGCGGAAGACCCCAACCAGCGTCCGCCCATGACTCCCGATGCCCTGCTGCAACAATGCGCCAAGGTGTTTCGCGACAATGACGAATCGGAAAACCTGATCCAAGTGTTGAAGCTCAGCATCAAAAAGGCGGGGAACAACGCGCGCGGCGACCAGGCGCGCTTCCTGCTATCCCGAGAATATGAAAACCAGGGGGCATATCAAGAGGCGCTCAACAACCTGCGCGAAATCCGTAACACCAACACCTGGAGTCGCTACCTGAACCGTCACATCCCTTACCTCGAAGGCCGTGTCAAAAGTCAGCGGTGACGGGTGGACTGTTTTTCAGCCGAAAAACCGGGAGTTTTCAAACCATTCCACTTCCGGGATGAGTTTTAATTGCTGGTCGTTATCGTGCCCAAGTCATTGGTACCGAGGAAGTAGCCTTGCCAAAAACTTCCCGCTGGCACATTGTTTGTCACATCCTCCTGCAGTAGCGCTCCTTTAAAGGTGGTTGGGCGGCGGGTGGATGGATGGATAAATGAGCCACTGAATTGGCCATTGGCCTGATTGAGCAGGATTGAGATGGGACTGAGCGGGTTATTCATATCGGACGGCACTTTGATCACGTTGTTGTGTACTGTAATCGGGAATTGAACATCGTTGGATAAATTACCACCCATTAGATTCAAGACGCCATTCGTCCAACCCGTGGCATTGCGTCCAACTGTCGGTGTATAATATCTACGCAATTGCGGCACCATCTCGGTTTGGAACCCGGTTGGATAATATTTGCCGTACGGGGATGTCGGTGGGAAGGCATTCTTCTGCCACCAGAGGATGCTATTTGGGTTTGCATTGGTGATGTCCCGACAGTCCACCATTCCGATTAGAATACCCTGGCCGCCGTAGAGGCTTTGATAGACTGCCCATTGGCCATTGGTGAGAGCTACGGCGGGTGGGATGGTTAACGTGGAGCCATCCGCCAATCCGCCGGATAGGCTGACTTTTCCGGATGCCGCCACGCTAAAGCTGGCTGCCATACCCACCTGATTGGTGAACCCGAGACCTCGCCCAGCACCCCCAGCCAGAGTATAACTGCCGCTAAAAACCCCGGCAGGCGCTGGCATCCGATAACGCAGCGTCAGGCGGGATTGCCAGGCAGCGTCTTCATTGATTGTCCCAATAACTTGATACGAACGGGCGTCCACAAATTGCAGGCTCAATCGCAACGGCAGTTTGCCCGACCGCACGATGTATATTGAATTGCTGCGGTTTGCATCAAGAGTACCGGTGAATGGAAATATTGCCCCCCGGTAATGCGCTTGTCCACTGAAGCTTCCCCGATCCGTCAACGTGAGCAACACCAAACCCGAATTGGTAACGTTCACGTCCAGTGAGCCGCTGGCATTCGTTTGATTGGGCAGGGGCAGAAAGATACCTTTGTAGTCACCCTTCAATGCTACGAAAGGATTGGTTACAAAGTTGGCAGTCAGCGTCAAGTTGGAACGCATCGTAAAGACAAGGCTGGGATTATTGGTTGCCACGATCCCGTTGGCCAGCCAGTTTGAGAATATGAAACCCACTCTTGGGATGGCCTTCATGCTGTAGGTATAGCCAATTGCCAGCAGGTTACTGTTTAAGTTCGGCAATACTGTCCCCATGCCGACTGTCTGCACTTGTAAACGATCGCTCAATACATAATTCACATTGAGGGTATTGGTAAGGGAGTGATTTCCCGCCATATCTGCAGCATAAATGTGGATGGTATTGGTGTTGGGGATCAGGTCATTCACGACAGCCTGCCAATTGGTAGTGCCAGCAGCACGCTGCCAGGTTCCCTCATTCACCTGGTAATTGACCGATGCCAGCGGCCCACCGCGATCCATGGAGTGGCCGGTGATGGTGACAAACGTGTTGCTGACGCGCGCATTTGGTAATGGTGTGATCACCGTTATAGTGGGTTGTGCTGTATCAATCTGCAGCACCACTGGCACACTGGTAATACTGCCGAGGATGTTGGTTATGATTACCCGATAGCTTCCGGCTTGAGCAATCGTGGCATTGGTAATGGTGTATGTGGCATTGGTTGCTCCCGGAAGCTTCACCCCATTTCGGGTCCAGCAATAATTGAGTGGGAATGTCCCGTCGGCGTGTACTTGAAATTGTGCCACTTGTCCTGGGCGCACCGCCTGTAGTTCCGGCTGGCTCACGATCTGAGGCGGCTGCACAATGGTTTCTACAAACCAACTCGAACCAGACTGATTCCCGCTGACAATATGGCCACGGGCGCGCAACCTGGCATTGGCAGGTCGGTGCTTCGTTATCATGCGCCAGCCACCTGCAATCCGGCTTCCCGCGCCTATATTGACCCAATCCACTCCGTTGGTGGAGTATGCAAAAGAAGTACGCCAGACTTCAGGAGCAGTCCCACCTCGTAGCCAAGTGATGGTGGCACCATCCCAAGTCAGCCGTTGAGTGGCTGGCTCAGTGGCATTGAGGCGGACCATCATGACTGACGTTGCTGCATTTTCCGGATTGATCCATCCAGCTTTAATTGCTCCGGACACTAATACTTTTCCATCATTCTGAATGGCAATTGCATAGATGGGGCCGTCCGAATCCGGATTAAACGTACTGTCTAGACTGCCATCCGCATTGAGGCGCGCAATCCGGTTACGTTTTTGCCCATTGACCAGTGTAAAACCGCCCGCCACCAAGATCTTTCCATTGGCTTGGAGTGCCACGGAATTTAGACCATTGTTGTAACTGAAATTGAAGGAGCTATCAATGCTTCCATCTATGTGCAGACGATTAAGATAGCAATACCATTGCCCATTGGTAGCCAAACGGTAACCCCCGACTATTATTTTCCCGTCAGGTTGAATCGCCATGCAATAAACCAGACCACTGATTTGAGCATGAAACGTGGAATCTACACTTCCATTGGTGTTGAGTCTTGCCATACCGCTGCATGCCAACCCTCCTATCGAAGTGAACCAACCGCCGATCAACACCTTACCGTCCGGTTGTATCGCCAACGACTGCACATTACTATTTGCATTGGGGATGAACGTGTTATCCAAGCTTCCGTTGGTATTAAATCTGGCAATGTAATTGCGATTTTGCCCCGC includes the following:
- a CDS encoding immunoglobulin domain-containing protein, whose amino-acid sequence is MKCSTRSRIALCHVEIVWILLLLFLAVVPMYSQTNIPGLDAFAPSANSNVYSIALQTDGKILVAGAFTAVDGQAHGRIARLHADGSLDASFNPNADSYVNCVAVSGDRKILVAGKFTAIGSETRNHIARLHEDGSLDNVFKPDTDGEITLLAVQLDGKVLVGGMFTVINGQRRNNLARLNADGSLDDTFNPNVNGLVNTLVLQADRKIVIGGWFTSIGVQACNYLARLNSDGSLDSTFNPDLDNAVDSLMLQPNGRIVAGGRFSSVGGQPQNFLARLNTDGRLDSTFIRTKNVTSITSTAPQTDGKILFGARVSGRSTMLNRFNPDGSLDGTFNPDAGTVDVLTVQPDGKIVMGGRFFSANGQPRSRIARLDATEPATQNLDWVGSTIIWQRGGTSPEVWCATFEYTTNSMDWINLGEGSRMAGGWQFTGNPPPPNATLRARGHVTDGGASSWLVENGWGIPWVSYQPKSLTNQASTAARFEVAGIGSEPLSFQWRKDGTNLTENGTLLGSDTRILFISNVLHASAGKYDVVVSNAYGCVTSQVAVLTVMDPAILGEPVSQKVVFGQDVSFSVIVGGTSSPACQWRKGNVPITGSTNASLTISNVQLSNVGNYDVVVSNAFGSVTSQVAELSVNLAQPDTFAPDLNSLANSLAVQPDGKVLLAGDLTVINGQPQYFLARLYADGSSDDTFLANLYYSGNCLAIQENGLILAGGSSMDPLQSTLNRIFRLYPDASLDNTFNPEANNLISSLALQADGKLLAIGYFTNIAGQNRNYIARFNTNGSLDNTFIPNANSNVQSLAIQPDGKVLIGGWFTSIGGLACSGMARLNTNGSVDSTFHAQISGLVYCMAIQPDGKIIVGGYRLATNGQWYCYLNRLHIDGSIDSSFNFSYNNGLNSVALQANGKILVAGGFTLVNGQKRNRIARLNADGSLDSTFNPDSDGPIYAIAIQNDGKVLVSGAIKAGWINPENAATSVMMVRLNATEPATQRLTWDGATITWLRGGTAPEVWRTSFAYSTNGVDWVNIGAGSRIAGGWRMITKHRPANARLRARGHIVSGNQSGSSWFVETIVQPPQIVSQPELQAVRPGQVAQFQVHADGTFPLNYCWTRNGVKLPGATNATYTITNATIAQAGSYRVIITNILGSITSVPVVLQIDTAQPTITVITPLPNARVSNTFVTITGHSMDRGGPLASVNYQVNEGTWQRAAGTTNWQAVVNDLIPNTNTIHIYAADMAGNHSLTNTLNVNYVLSDRLQVQTVGMGTVLPNLNSNLLAIGYTYSMKAIPRVGFIFSNWLANGIVATNNPSLVFTMRSNLTLTANFVTNPFVALKGDYKGIFLPLPNQTNASGSLDVNVTNSGLVLLTLTDRGSFSGQAHYRGAIFPFTGTLDANRSNSIYIVRSGKLPLRLSLQFVDARSYQVIGTINEDAAWQSRLTLRYRMPAPAGVFSGSYTLAGGAGRGLGFTNQVGMAASFSVAASGKVSLSGGLADGSTLTIPPAVALTNGQWAVYQSLYGGQGILIGMVDCRDITNANPNSILWWQKNAFPPTSPYGKYYPTGFQTEMVPQLRRYYTPTVGRNATGWTNGVLNLMGGNLSNDVQFPITVHNNVIKVPSDMNNPLSPISILLNQANGQFSGSFIHPSTRRPTTFKGALLQEDVTNNVPAGSFWQGYFLGTNDLGTITTSN
- a CDS encoding MoxR family ATPase; translation: MKSEIEDLNRQIQALHPAITGVQQEMAKAIVGQRHLVDRLLISLLANGHVLLEGVPGLAKTATISALAQCIHTKFQRIQFTPDLLPSDLVGNLIYVPKDGNYITKKGPIFANLILADEINRAPAKVQSALLEAMQERQVTIGETSFPLSEPFLVLATQNPIEQEGTYSLPEAQVDRFMMKVVVTYPSEEEEKQIMRLAAKTSRPAALTAVIHPEQILTMRALVDQIHVDEQITEYIIRLVFATRNPGKFAKDLEGKIRYGGSPRATINLNLAARACAFLNGRGYVTPQDVKSIALDVLRHRIITTFEAEADEVTTEHIVKHLLENIPVP